TCATTAGCTGATCATCTAGGAAGGAATCATCAATGTCAAGTGTACTTAACACCTCATCTAAAACAAGTCTGGATAGATGATCAACCACTGAATTCTCTGCTCCCTTTTTATCTATTATCTGCAAGTCAAACTCTTGGAGCAATAGTATCCATCTTATCAATCTGGGCTTGGCATCCTTCTTGcctaacaaaaatttaataacgAATGCACTTGACAAATGAAATGCTCAAGCAGATAAATAACAGTGGGTTCATGTATAGGATCAATATCAAAACTCGTAAgctttatgaaaacaattaacatAGAACAAATATTCAGACAAATAAGACTAAATTTCATATTATCATCACAAGCAAATAGAGAGTTCCCGATACAACCAACTTCTCTAGAATTTCATCATTCATGCTTCATATCTCCATAATGACTACTTATAATACAACTCATGAGTTGAACCAAATactcaaaaatttcattattgCTTGATAATACATAATTCAAATCTACTGATTtgttaaatcatattatcattcaaaccaccatcataacttttaattgtaataataacacACATGAGAATGAGTCTTATAACAAGctaaacaaactatatatttatctatgcaCGTGAATAACAATCATTATGCATGAATATGTAATATGCACCTATCCCATATCTACCCAAACTCTCACGAATAACTTCTAACTTCAAGCAATTTCACAACGAATTTGAAAACACAAAGCGTTGAAAATAGGGAccactggctctgataccacctGTAACACCTCTGAATTTTCGATCCCTTAACGAAatcaaaaccgtaaaggacgggaggaaattcgagtgttacataaaaggaaagaaaaagaatttagataaacgttaaatataaactttaaaaggtgagtggaaatttcggcggCATCTCTTttaaaaatcgaacatgtggtataacaattagcacaataaaaatattaaacttatcTAAGGCATTAATGCCTTTAAAAATCTtacaccacggcggaatgattcgtcgccggcttctcaaatcaacatgccaagcatggatcgtggttccagtgtcgacgcttgcgttttaaaatgacttaactccttaaaaccatatagagctataaactacgcagcggaaatacaaatatactaGGGAGGACACAaagcctcataacaaaacatatacaaccaaagtttacaaaagataacaagagctacaaaatcgaaagataacggtatgacacaggttatgcttcgccctcctcactctcccccaatgcaatgcaatgcaaaagaagctccaatacctgctacgcttGTCTATAATCGTGCTgttgctcgacattagaccaaaggccaatgtgtcatagcaggacaatcatagaaagtcatcaacaatcaaacataaacaaaaacacgtacacgtcagaaattagcatcaaatataataaggccaactactagataacattatgttatacaacaacagaagatgatttcataagacacaagcacagatagtaaccgtttatcctccacttatacttcttgatctcattacgtcctttcccacccgaaccatgtgttcttggtagaatgcaggtcttcacactcctcttttcaaaatataaactcttgcaaaacacgcatagtatcaactcaaccaaggcattaacagaatacctaacacatgaccttatagagcttgtctatcttaaggtaaatGTGATCATactctgtaatacccttgagggaacttaacttaggcacactcctcactagcataaactattttaTCAATGAGTAGacattctatcaatgagtaaacgttctatcaatgtgtaagctttctataaatgaataaatttctttcaatgAGTAACATTTTATCAGTGGATGTTTTCTccacttcatggcatagtgacacggccaagggtgTTATCGGCTATCCGGCGctcatggcaaagtatgaggtcatgccccctccagctgaccctctcgggtcttaccttcgggaaaaactaacacactggggtactaaaccagtgaagaggccaccatattggggtttgtaaggcccgcatggtaacacctcggtcaaggggcggtatcggccatctaAAAATAAGCGATTGATCCGGATCATAGGTAGGATCTTAATTTGGTACTTAGCTCATGAATTTAAATTGTAGGATCAGAAcgcgattctacgatcctacgatccaatCCGACAAGGGTAGTTTCAtttgtaaaataatttcatataatctagattttacttatatatatatatatatatatatatatatatatatatatatatatatatatatatatatatatatatattatattaaaggaAATTCCACGAGGTAACCTTGAATTATCGGCTTTTCTCCTTGGAAGACATTTTTTTATTCCACGTGGTGAGTTTAAGCTTCCACCTTTTACACATAGTAGATAAAAGGGAAttgtttttgttaactttatgcTATTTTTTCCGAACATAAtgacttatttttttgaaaaatagacATCACGATCACCTTAATTAGCAATATATTTCGTAATCCAATCAAAATGAGTACTTTGTTTTTCCTAGTGGTAAGATTAGACAATCCTACGATCCAAATTTACCGATTTCAATCCTACCACTTCATCAATCCTAGGTAGAATTTCGATGCTAACAACATATTTTTAAACACATATAATAAGAGGACTTGGGGTGAAATGCTACAAATGCCAtcttaaaattataatcaattGACTACTGGAAAGATACAATAACttattaactaattaattatgGGTTGATTTGCTTTTTTAATGAATGGATGAAAATGATCAAATATGATGTAATTTAGAAACGTAATAAATCATAATCTAAAatagttttgttcaattaaGACACTTGGAtttgaatgattaaatatagcTTATTAATTACAATCGAAtatgaataatttatttaattattgtcAAATTTGTTTTATTGACCAAATTTTGTTGGTGAATATGTTAAACCAAACTAAATTTGAAATGTGTTAAGTTAAATTGAGCTGATAGTTGATTGAAAATGTCATATATAGAATCAATATTAAATCGAACTGAAACTTATCTACAACCAAAATTCAACATAATCACATATATGATCATCAATTACCCATTTGTTCTAAATAAGAAACAACCCGATACATGTCTCAACCCGCTTCTTAACCGATGACATCCTAAACTATCCTAAACCAAGACTTAACTGACTAGCTATGTACTTAACCTATACTCGAATCGAACATGGCTTGAATTGAGTCATAGGTAACCGAGTAAGATTAATAATCGATTTATAACCGAATTAGATATGATTCAAATTGTTTTTAAATCCACACAAAACCAACTAGAAGACCTTAATGGATAATACTCTACTGTTGACCACAACTTGGCTAAACAGAATACAATAACGCAAACTAGATTCAATTCAAAATCAACTCTTAATATTAAAATCTAGATATGAATTAAAATTTGTCTCAATTgaagtaaaaattatttttttccaaccTAAAAATTTGATGTTCAATTCTTATCTAGTATTATCATTTACTTAACctattttgtaataaaaaaaattaaaatttcaaaaacgtCAAATATTATCTTGTTTCGGGCttgaataaaacataaaatgctaaatatgtattaaatacccaaataatttaaattttgaaaatataagctctttatttcaaaattatctCACTCATAAATGGTTAGCTACCAATACGTTATTTACTTATTATTGTATGTTTTAAAAAACACAATTTCATTGGGTCTAGACTTTAGCCCATATTTACAAACTGGTTGAGAAAATCTAGGcaattttcaaacaaaaaagaTCCATAAATAGTATCCTTTTATATaatagtctttttttttttttttaattattcccACTTATTCTAAGATCGTAAGTGAACATCTATAAATGTAGATTGAGCTAGCTCTATAAACCATAATCAAGATGTTTGATCTTAAGACAagtcttatttgaaaatttgtgaaggATCTAACTTTCAACTGCACTAGTTCAATGAAAggaaattttgaacaaaataagctTTTTTAAACAATTCCTAAAGTGAGCttgaaaaatttttatttacctAAATAAGCGTCTTTCACTCTAAGACTAAAGAATGAcattgttcgctgttaataacagcggaCAATTACTAAAACTAAGTCAAAACCTGATGTTACTAAGAGGGGCTATAGCTGGGCGGAATTTTTGGCTTGTTTGATTGCCCTTAACGTGAATGTTAATGGCCCAATGTTAGTAACATATAATTATTACTAAAACTGAATTAAAAAGTCAGCCCAACAATCGCCTTCTGTTACTAAAAACGAGTGATTGCTAATTAATTTTTGactcatttttattaattaaccgTTGACAACAAACAATGTCATTTCTAAGCTCAGAGTAAAAGATACTTACTTTGAGAAATAAGAgcaatttaagaatttttttaggggaaaaaaagaagaagcttattttgttaaattttccaATAAAAGCTCCACaagattcaaacaaatcaaCCGAATACCGGTCGTCCATTAAATCCTATGAACAGCCCTATCCGTTTCTTATGGACCTTCCCCCCAACTCGACAGTCAATATTTTCTCTTTCTGTTCAGTAGACTTCTTCGTACTTCTTTGAATATCAAAGCATAATTTCTATGTATTCAAACTccaaattataagaaaaaaaaatttatagtttACGTTTTTCAATTCCCTCAATTTACTCAGTTCTTGATTTCTTGTTTGATAGATAGAGTTAAATAGAAGGTTCCGCCATGGAATCCCTCCCAAGCTCTTTATTATTGCCTAAAACCCCAGGAACAAACATCTACCCAAGTTCTCACCTACCACTCCAATTTGCGATCAAACCATGGAATAAACGATTTGGGATTTTGAATACTGGTGAAAATTTGAATCCCTTTTCATGGGTATCAATTCCTAAAAGAGTTGGGATTCCTGGGTCATTAAGGATTATGGCTGTTTCAAAGAAAGTTTCAGGCGAAAGTGATACGAACTCAGAATCTGATGATGGGCATGCTTCACTTGCTCAGGTAATTCAAAATCTTACCATTTTTGCATCTTTTAAGACATTTAGGTAGGGGTTTAAGAAGGGTTTTGATTGATGATCAAAGTTTGGAACTTTTGATATTGGGTTTTAGGAGGGTTTATGATTAACGTTcaaagttgattttttttggtacTATTGTAGTCTTATGATATGATTGCCGATTGATTGATTGTATCAATCTGTACTTTGTGGAATTTTTATGATGATGGAAGAGGGAGATACTCCTCTCATATCATAATCCGAAATGATGCGAAATGGGTAGAACATATGAGTATTAGGCTTTTGTGTGATTGTGATTTTTCTTCATGAAACTACTTAATGAGTAAATGGTACAATTGCTCATCAACTTCCTGTGTTTTGTAAGAAATTTGATGTATGTCAGTTGAGTAGATGGTTGGTTAGAACTAGTTAGACTTTATGACTTTAGCCTGAGCCTAATCTTGTTAGTAGTTCTTCATCGTctttgtttgataaaaaatcAAGATTTCCTTTGCGTCTATTGCATTTGCGTGTTTGGATGGTAATCCGACGTAACATAATGGAGGATTGTAGGTGTATCAAAGGATGATGGTTGGACTATATCTATACGTTCTCTTTGTATCAAATTTTTAGTTTGAATTACCATTGATCTTTAATGAGTAAATGAGAGGGGGAGAGAGATAGACTatgagagaaagagaaggaggagGGGTGGGTTTCAGGGAAGAATCTGAGCATGCTCAACATATTCGACCATATAGAGTCCACAAAAAATTGAggccttaatattaaattatgtagtatatgttagtatttaaaaataccaagttgttagaaaaatatcataatttttgaaattgcacaaaacctttaaaaaatttgtcaatttttactcCGCCTCTGGTGAgtttgatcattgatgaattaTGAATACAAACAAATAAGGACTTCTTGTACTCTAAAAATTAGATTGTAGTCTTTGATTTGGGAGAATCTTGGCTTTTTAGACTTTTGTCTTGATCAAGGTTTGCCTGTTTTGTAGTTATGGTTTGCCCTCCAACCTTCCGATTGcacattttttcttttctggCCAAGGTTATGGCTGATAGAAGTAGAACATTGCTTTTCTATTTAGTTTGTGAACGGGTATTCAAAATGGCTGCTTCGATTGTGTTGTGATGCTTTCTTTCACATTCTGAAGGCTAATACTAATCCTAATCCAAATCCAACTCACAAGAAGAGTTTTGATGATTCCCCAAAGATTGAATCGTCACCTACGACACTAGGAAGTGGAACTGGAGGAAGCACTAGGGCAGGACTATTCAGAACACCAATCTCTGGTGGAGTTCAAAGTGCGACTTCCGCTCATGGTTTACCAAGACCAGCACTGGCTGTTCGCAATTTGATGGAACAGGTGAGTCTATATAATATCATTTTCAAAAAGTAATACAGGAACCTGTGAACTAATAAATATTGTGTTTTTTGATTTAGGCTCGGTTTGCTCATTTGTGCACTGTCATGTCTCGTATGCATCACAGGAGGGAAGGATATCCATTTGGTTCACTGGTAGATTTTGCCCCAGATTCCATGGGACGTAAGTGACTTGTGTACTTTACTAGCCTTCTTTCCTTGAAAAGTCTATTTTGAATCATAAAGATCCACAATGTTAGTTTTTATTGTCTCTTGAGTCGTTGAGCGTTTATACATCGATTTTTTAGTGTGAGGTGCATTAAGGCAACAAAGGTTTGTGTTGTGCCTGACCTCTGTTGCCTTAGGCCCACCTTTGAGCGCTTTTGGGAAACCAAGACCCTTATTTTGAGCCATTCGGATCTAGGCACAGTTTTAGATGCATATGACTCACGGGGATTTATGGGTCTAGGATTCAAATTGAGttatatttatatctttttgGTTCTTTATACTGATTTTTTCATGGATATTAAAAGAATGTACATTGTGAACTTGAAAGGAAAAAGGTTTTTTGCTATGCTAACTTGAGTTATGAAAATAGAACTGTTTGTTcaaattcacaaaaatcaaaacagaaaaATTCTTAGTGTGAACTCACTTGAAATCAAAACTgagataaatattaaaaagaaagaGAACGTTTAAAGTATTAAGTAACCATAACTAATCCTCTTTTATAGTGTTACCATACATCATAAATGTTAAGGCCCATTTGGGGAtgaaattttgaatttgtttaaaaattCTAGACTCTTGCCTGTATTTGAATAATCAAACCTAGACACCAAAACCGATTATTTTGAATTAGACTCAAATTTGTTGGGTCCCATAATCCAAACCCATAAATTACAGTCATGTCGGATGCCTATCTGGTCCCACACTCATGACCATTCCCACCTATTCGCCTCATGGACAATGCCTCGACAAAAGGCTTAAAAGTTGTTTTCGTGGTTCTTGGGTACGCCTTGATCCTAGCCGCCCCATGCATGCCTTTGAAAACTAACGTGGGAACTTCCTACCTATAACATGTTTTAACATTGAAATGTCTAGAATCTGTTGAAAGTGTGAGGATGGATATTTCAATGCGTTTTCTTCATACTTTGTGATAATTTGATAAATTCCAAACCATTAGCCCAGAGAATCATTCCTCCCTCACCGCTCCCCGTTGGAATAAAAATAATGAGAATTTTATGCATATTTAATGGCATTATGACAATGGTACACGACTTATTTTCTGTGAATACAGATCCAATTTTCTCTTTTTCACCATTAGCTATCCACACAAGAAATTTGTTGGCTGATCCTCGATGCACACTTGTTGTACAGGTTTTACCTCCCATTATTCATCACCTTTTTTGATGTCTATTACTGGAAGTTttctatttatttgttttattgacCATTAGGCTTCATAGATACCTGGATGGAGTGGCTTATCCAATGCACGAGTGACAATTTTTGGTGATATCGTCCCACTTCCTGAAGATCAACAGGTGATTGATTGCTTGATTTACTTTTCGCTTGCTTGAATATGTTCGGTAATTGATCTATCATTACCATTAGCCCTAGAGTTATAGTAGCATACTATGTTATtcgaactcttcattttgcttcacgtaacCGTGTCCAATCCTTGATGCTCTCACATTgttatggcacttagacacttcattttaggtataaaattgaatatttagacgtatccgacacttgaaCATGTACCAATATCCGACATccgtacccgagtccaagtaacataggtaacaaatttatttttaatagtctCATTAGATAGCTGTTTGCAAAATTCTTGTGAATTTTCGCAGTTGGTCATTATGCATAAGATATAGGCATTTTGTCCAAAGACATGatctcaattttcatttttttgtgttGCCTTGTTTCTCAAAAATTGTTCCATTTTTTGATCAAAGAATGACTGTTTCATTGTCTGTCTATAGGAATGGGCTCACAAACAGTACATTAAAAAACATCTTCAAGGGCCTTCGCAACAATGGGGAAATTTCTATTACTTCAGGTTGCAAAATATAAGGTATGATCTCTTTCCCTCATTTTTTTCTTTGGAgatattgatattaataatccaacctttcaccCATTCGAcgtgaataattccaactttggattattttttaataaaccaaTCTTTACCCTTAATTTGTTGTCAGCGTACTAATAGGATATGCTGGTAGCAAACTAAGggtaaaggttgaattattataaaataaaaggttatgctgatagcaaactaagggtaaaggttggattattataaaataaaaggttatgCTGATCGCAAACTAAGggtaaaggttgaattattataaaataaaaggttatgCTGATGGCAAACTAAGGACAAAGGTTGGATTGTCAAAAAGGTGAAAAGTTGGATTATGAATATTAAGTTGGATTATGAATATTAatctttcctttttcttttactcTTTGATGAATGAATTTCTCTCTTGAAATACTAAATGCTGTGGAAGAAAGCCTTTGCACCCTTTCAATGTGATTGACAGTATTTTGTGAATCTTAATTTTGTTGCTGAGATGTGCCGGTGTTGATACCAAACCTTATCCAATTGTTGCTTTCATTAATATTCACAGTCCTGTGTGTTGTGTCATTTCCTtgccaaattttgtttttgatgGTTGTCTATTATGTACCTTTACCATGTTGAGATGTTAGAAAATCGAAATGAGTGGAAAAGAAGAATTCTTGTGGATGATCACCGGTTAAGACGGGTTATTAGTCTTAATACATCCTCGATCAAACTCAAGGTGAATTGATGATAAACAAGGCTAAAACATGCTCTCCACAGATACTAAACAACTTCTTATGCCTATCTTCCTAATATCTTTTAATCCAAGTGTAGCCAAGTAGTTCAAGTAACTAAACCACTTTTCCCCTATACTCGGCTAACACTCGAAAGTACAAAAATCGGGAAAGTACCTCAAAAAGAAGTAAGAAATTGACAAGATCTCGTTTTATTATGCTATTGACCCATAATTTATGaataatgattataaattgATATTCATATGCAATTGTGGTGATTTTGAATACCCTagtattttatcttttttgttttaCAACCCTTAAGATTTCAGTTTTTAGTTATAATTCTCTtccaattatttttattcttactAAGTATTTATCAGTAGAATTTAGTAAACCATATTGATCCCagcttccttgtgttcgacccacATATTACACGTACATCGtgcaattaaataaaatttgctatCTAGAATATGGGTTAATGATCATTGTATTAGATAAAGCTTATTAAACTATCACCTGTCAACAACTATTTCTCGttgatttttttagtttgtataGCCAACCCATATTCGTTGTAATAAAAGTTCTTGGTTGTTGGTTAAGCAGATTATGTCCGACTTAAATGAGTTTTATCTTAGATTGCGTAGCTGATTTATTTCTGTTCCGAACTGTGATGTCGATTGTTGTGTTCTTTGCCTTCTTCCGTGGACCTTTTCTGTGTACCAAACTcgtaatttttttgtcatatggAAGCATTAATCTATATCTGATTCTTTCTCGTTTTGTGAATAATGCTCCAGCGATATCTATTTCATTGGTGGCTTTGGTACCGTTGCTTGGGTTGACGTTAAGGAATACGAAAATCTAAATCCCGACAAGATTGCTCTTGAAGGAGGCGAACAATATTTGAAGGTATCATGTTTTCTTCTATATATTTTAGTCATCGGAAAGTTGATACTTCTTACCTAAGAAAAGTCGATCTACAGGAACTCAATGCCATTTTCTCGAAGCCGTTGAAAAAGATTTTGTCCACCGAAATTGAGGTAGATGATGCTGCTCTTATTTCTATAGACAGCAGAGGAACTGATGTCAGGGTTCGTCAAGGGGCACAGGTATATATATTTCTTGTTTTCACGCTATCCAATGTACTATTTTGACTCTTAATATCTTTAGTTGCACATAATCATTGTACATACTATTAAAAATGTTGGGAAATGACAAATATCTTCCTTTTGGAGCCTTGACAAATggaattattttagtggatgatagttgaatacatgacaatatttacctaatttagaatctgattttttttaaaattggagctaaaatcgataaaatatttatataacttATTATAGTGATTCTATATACTTAACctagaatttgatatatttgatcgaatgaaaaagtgatatatttaataaataatttttaaaaaaaaccgtatataatttttgctttaaaaaagtcatgtattcgataatcacaataatatttacttaatctttgaaattaaatttttaattatttcctaCTAATAAATCTGTGCATTGCtcgagtttctatactagttaAGTTATAAAAACGTTGATATTATGAATATGTGCATTTAGACGATTCAAGCAAGATTCtgtttgactatgttttttttcttataattaagaataaaacaatatcgattgatgaatagtattaCTATGCAAGTGAAGCAACTAATTCCAACCAATGTTCTTTAAGGTTGTTTGTTGAATCTTTTCATGTTTTATTAATGACCTCTTTCTTGTTTACAGTTCAACATACAGAGGATATCGTTTGAAGAGGGAGATTTCGTCGAGACTCTGGAGGATGCCAAATCTGCTCTCCAACAATTAATAAACAAGGGTAAGGTGCAAAATTTTCAGAAATGAAGGTACGACTGCGAGATTGAAAGACGATCATCTGAAAGTAAACCCCCCGAATAATCATATGTTGGATAAGTTTGCGTTATTGCATCTTATTAACGATGCAGCAGTTTGAATTGGGGGTGCAAGTTTCGTAGTAGGATTGTATTGCATCGCATGTTTCTCTGTAACTCCTATTCGTACAAAGTAATTAGTTGTTCCATAGAATAAATCGAGACTGTCGGGAAACCTACATTTGTGTATCATCGTATGATTGCCAATTACTCTATATTACTCGAACTTCACTTTACATCAAGTATTCATGTTGGATCCTCAACACTCAAACATAATAGGACACATTCTGAACCAAAAATATGGGAATTTTTCATAAATTAGTCGAATATGACGGTTGGATTCATACCTTTGTCGGATATGAGTGCTTGAGTCCGAGTAACAGCCATTACTTGTTAACTATAGGTGTTGCCTCAGTGTTGGGGGAGGTTCTGAAGCATGTATGAATTTCAGAGAATCAAAATTTTGCTCTTGTACAACTATATTAAGCTAAGTCTAGCTCATGTGGTACTGCTTCTAGAAGTTTTGCGACCAGTCGTGGATGAGCTGTCGTTAGCCATAGACGAGAGTAATCGGTGGTAAGCTAAGTCATCGGTGCTACCATATGCTCTCCCACTCAAGTGATAGGAGCTACCGTTAGGGCAAAGTTTGGCTACGAGCTCACGACACACTATAAAAACACTGAAAGTGTAGTTTAttgaatatgtaaaaaaaataagattatttaacaattttattccaaaaataagcttcgtgaaaactttattcccaaaataagcgtccgtacatttAAACCTAGGCTTGATATAAGtcgatgttactaacagcgaattaaaaaaaaaaaattttttaattcgctgttagtaacagcgatttaagTCTTCTTCGTTAtttcagttacttcctcattctaacctacgagattaaggagttgactggtcaactccttaagtcgctgttagtaacagcgacttaggcttttattttttcttttatttttttttgatttacgctgttagtaacagcgacttacaccaagcctagatttaaatgtacggacgcttattttgaaaataaagtgttcacggagcttatttttggaataaaattgttcaatgctcttagttttttcaaattttctagttTATTTGAAGTATTTAGCCCATAACTTATTTTAACTCTACATTATAAGTCAATTTATTTATTGGTCTTGCTGTTAACATTATAAATAAATTCGCGTGATTCGActctttaatctttttttttttaatattaatattagtatattttgAGTCACATGGCTCAATATTTCCTAATCACAAATTCACAACTATGGTTACATAAGAAAT
The Amaranthus tricolor cultivar Red isolate AtriRed21 chromosome 11, ASM2621246v1, whole genome shotgun sequence DNA segment above includes these coding regions:
- the LOC130827873 gene encoding uncharacterized protein LOC130827873 isoform X2, coding for MESLPSSLLLPKTPGTNIYPSSHLPLQFAIKPWNKRFGILNTGENLNPFSWVSIPKRVGIPGSLRIMAVSKKVSGESDTNSESDDGHASLAQIESSPTTLGSGTGGSTRAGLFRTPISGGVQSATSAHGLPRPALAVRNLMEQARFAHLCTVMSRMHHRREGYPFGSLVDFAPDSMGHPIFSFSPLAIHTRNLLADPRCTLVVQIPGWSGLSNARVTIFGDIVPLPEDQQEWAHKQYIKKHLQGPSQQWGNFYYFRLQNISDIYFIGGFGTVAWVDVKEYENLNPDKIALEGGEQYLKELNAIFSKPLKKILSTEIEVDDAALISIDSRGTDVRVRQGAQFNIQRISFEEGDFVETLEDAKSALQQLINKGKVQNFQK
- the LOC130827873 gene encoding uncharacterized protein LOC130827873 isoform X1, whose protein sequence is MESLPSSLLLPKTPGTNIYPSSHLPLQFAIKPWNKRFGILNTGENLNPFSWVSIPKRVGIPGSLRIMAVSKKVSGESDTNSESDDGHASLAQANTNPNPNPTHKKSFDDSPKIESSPTTLGSGTGGSTRAGLFRTPISGGVQSATSAHGLPRPALAVRNLMEQARFAHLCTVMSRMHHRREGYPFGSLVDFAPDSMGHPIFSFSPLAIHTRNLLADPRCTLVVQIPGWSGLSNARVTIFGDIVPLPEDQQEWAHKQYIKKHLQGPSQQWGNFYYFRLQNISDIYFIGGFGTVAWVDVKEYENLNPDKIALEGGEQYLKELNAIFSKPLKKILSTEIEVDDAALISIDSRGTDVRVRQGAQFNIQRISFEEGDFVETLEDAKSALQQLINKGKVQNFQK